A stretch of Brassica napus cultivar Da-Ae chromosome C6, Da-Ae, whole genome shotgun sequence DNA encodes these proteins:
- the LOC106425167 gene encoding pentatricopeptide repeat-containing protein At1g51965, mitochondrial-like, with the protein MRLLHRRFFIFTDGIFGANRRGYATNYVAKVTSSSPSGRSLSAEVSLPNPLPSDIRGYPLPRRHLICRATNLLLRHETSSDPFSELSDYLSSLSLSLTPDEASEILKSLNCPRLAVDFFHFVPSVCPSSHHDPFLYNRIILILSKSNLPDRFDRVRSILDLMVKSNVRGNISTVNILIGFFGNAEDLEMCLGLVKKWELKMNSFTYKCLLQAYLRSRDSSKAFDVYCEIRRGGHKLDVFAYNMLLDALAKDEKIDQACQVFEDMMRKHCRGDEYSYTIMIRTMGRIGKYNKAVDLFNEMITEGLTLNVVGYNTLMQVLAKGKMVDKAIQVFSKMVETGCRPNEYTYSLVLNLLVAVGQLVKLDGIVEMSKRYMTQGIYSYLVRTLSKLGHVSEAHRLFCDMWSFPVKGQRDSYMSMLESLCGAGKTVEAIEMLSKIHEKGVVTDTMMYNTVFSALGKQKQVSHIHDLFEKMKKDGPCPDIFTYNILISSFGRVGEVDEAIKIFEELESSDCKPDIVSYNSLINCLGKNGDVDEAHLRFKEMQERGLNPDVVTYSTLMECFGKTERVEMAYRLFEEMLVKGCQPNIVTYNILLDCLEKSGRTAEAVDMYTRMKQQGLTPDSITYSVLERLQSGSHGKSRIRRKNPITGWVVSPL; encoded by the exons ATGAGGCTTCTTCACCGCCGTTTCTTTATCTTCACCGATGGAATTTTCGGAGCCAACAGGCGAGGATACGCCACCAATTATGTTGCCAAGGTCACTTCATCATCTCCCTCCGGGCGATCTCTCTCCGCCGAAGTTTCCCTTCCTAATCCCCTCCCCTCCGACATACGCGGCTACCCTCTCCCTCGCCGTCACCTCATCTGCCGAGCAACCAATCTCCTTCTCCGCCACGAAACCTCTTCCGATCCCTTCTCCGAGCTCTCCGATTACCTCTCTTCCCTCTCACTCTCCCTAACTCCCGACGAAGCTTCAGAGATTCTCAAATCCCTAAACTGCCCTCGCCTggccgtcgatttcttccactTCGTCCCCTCCGTGTGCCCTAGCTCTCACCACGACCCGTTCCTCTACAACCGCATCATCTTGATCCTCTCCAAGTCTAACCTCCCCGACAGATTCGATCGCGTCCGTTCGATTCTCGATCTGATGGTGAAGTCTAACGTACGTGGCAACATCTCCACCGTTAATATCTTAATAGGTTTCTTCGGGAACGCGGAAGATTTAGAAATGTGCTTAGGGCTGGTGAAGAAATGGGAGTTAAAGATGAACTCTTTCACATACAAGTGTCTCCTTCAAGCTTACTTAAGGTCTCGTGATTCTTCGAAAGCATTCGATGTGTACTGCGAGATTAGAAGAGGAGGGCATAAGCTCGACGTCTTCGCTTACAATATGTTGCTTGATGCTTTAGCTAAAGATGAAAAG ATTGATCAGGCATGCCAAGTTTTCGAAGACATGATGAGAAAGCATTGTAGAGGAGATGAGTATTCCTACACGATTATGATCAGGACAATGGGAAGAATTGGGAAGTACAATAAAGCTGTTGATCTATTCAATGAGATGATAACTGAAGGGCTTACTCTCAACGTGGTTGGTTACAATACTCTTATGCAAGTTCTCGCAAAAGGAAAGATGGTTGATAAGGCTATTCAGGTTTTCTCCAAGATGGTTGAAACGGGTTGTCGTCCCAACGAGTATACGTACAGTCTGGTTTTGAATCTTTTAGTAGCTGTAGGTCAGCTTGTGAAGTTAGATGGGATTGTGGAGATGTCCAAGAGGTATATGACTCAGGGGATATATTCTTATTTGGTTAGAACGCTGAGTAAACTAGGGCATGTGAGTGAGGCTCACCGGCTGTTTTGTGATATGTGGAGCTTCCCTGTGAAAGGACAGAGGGATAGTTACATGTCGATGCTTGAGAGTTTATGCGGTGCGGGTAAAACAGTTGAAGCTATAGAGATGTTGAGCAAGATCCATGAGAAAGGTGTGGTTACGGATACCATGATGTACAACACCGTGTTCTCTGCGCTTGGGAAGCAAAAGCAAGTATCTCATATTCATGATCTCTTcgagaaaatgaaaaaagatgGTCCGTGTCCAGACATATTCACGTATAATATACTCATCTCTAGTTTTGGTCGTGTGGGAGAAGTTGATGAAGCTATCAAAATCTTCGAGGAGCTTGAGAGTAGTGACTGTAAACCGGACATTGTTTCGTACAACTCTTTGATTAATTGCTTGGGGAAGAACGGTGATGTTGATGAAGCTCACCTGAGGTTCAAGGAGATGCAGGAGAGAGGATTAAACCCTGATGTGGTCACATACAGCACTCTGATGGAATGCTTTGGGAAGACGGAGAGAGTCGAAATGGCGTATAGATTGTTCGAAGAGATGCTTGTTAAAGGGTGTCAACCGAACATTGTGACGTACAACATATTACTTGATTGTCTAGAGAAGAGTGGAAGAACCGCTGAAGCAGTTGATATGTACACGAGGATGAAACAGCAAGGACTCACACCTGATTCCATTACTTACAGTGTTCTTGAACGGTTGCAGTCTGGCTCTCATGGAAAGTCACGGATTCGTAGGAAGAATCCGATAACAGGTTGGGTGGTCAGTCCTCTGTAG
- the LOC106425225 gene encoding probable mitochondrial-processing peptidase subunit alpha-1, mitochondrial, with translation MYRTAASRARALKGSLSRSLRPARYASSSAVATSSSSSSPGFFSWLTGGSSSSLTSLDMPLQGVSLPPPLADLVEPSKLKITTLPNGLKIASEMSPNPTASIGLYVDCGSIYEAPYFHGATHLLERMAFKSTRNRSHLRLVREIEAIGGNTSASASREQMSYTIDALKTYVPEMVEILIDSVRNPAFLDWEVNEELRKMKLEIAELAKNPMGLLMEAVHSAGYSGALANPLYAPESALDRLNGELLEEFMAENFTAARMVLAASGVEHEELLKVVEPLTSDLPNVPRQAEPKSQYTGGDFRQHTGGEATHFALAFEVPGWNNEKEAVIATVLQMLMGGGGSFSAGGPGKGMHSWLYLRILNEYQQVQSCTAFSSIFNNTGLFGIYGCSSPEFAAKAIELAAKEMKDVAGGKVNQKHLDRAKAATKSAVLMNLESQMIAAEDIGRQILTYGERKPVEQFLKTVDGLTLKDITDFTSKIISKPLTMGSFGDVLSVPSYDTVSSKFS, from the exons ATGTATCGCACGGCAGCTTCACGAGCCAGGGCTCTCAAG GGATCTCTTAGCCGGAGTTTGAGACCGGCGCGTTATGCAAGTTCAAGTGCTGTTGCTactagttcttcttcttcttctccaggtTTCTTTAGCTGGTTGACTGGTGGATCATCTTCTTCGCTTACTTCATTGGACATGCCACTACAGGGTGTGTCTCTTCCTCCACCACTTGCTGACCTTGTTGAGCCAAGCAAACTTAAGATCACTACTCTCCCAAATGGTCTCAAAATCGCCTCAGAGATGTCTCCC AATCCGACAGCGTCCATTGGTTTGTATGTTGATTGTGGCTCTATCTACGAAGCTCCTTATTTCCATGGAGCAACGCATTTgcttgagaggatggccttcaAGAGCACGAGAAACAGGAGCCATCTACGTCTCGTGAGGGAGATTGAGGCTATTGGAGGCAACACCTCGGCATCTGCGTCTCGGGAGCAGATGAGTTACACTATTGATGCTCTTAAGACCTATGTCCCTGAAATGGTTGAAATTCTTATTGACAGTGTGAGGAACCCTGCTTTCTTGGATTGGGAAGTCAACGAAGAG CTACGTAAGATGAAGCTAGAGATAGCGGAACTTGCAAAGAACCCTATGGGGCTTCTCATGGAGGCCGTTCACTCTGCTGGTTATTCCGGTGCATTGGCGAATCCTCTGTACGCACCTGAGTCTGCTTTGGACAGATTGAATGGGGAACTCTTGGAGGAGTTTATGGCT GAGAATTTCACTGCTGCGCGTATGGTGCTGGCGGCAAGTGGAGTTGAACACGAGGAACTTTTAAAAGTTGTTGAGCCATTGACTTCTGACCTTCCTAATGTACCGCGCCAAGCGGAACCAAAATCTCAGTATACTGGTGGAGATTTCCGCCAACATACTGGTGGAGAG GCTACGCACTTTGCTCTCGCCTTTGAGGTTCCTGGCTGGAATAACGAGAAAGAAGCAGTTATCGCCACTGTTCTCCAG ATGCTTATGGGAGGAGGTGGCTCGTTCTCTGCTGGAGGCCCTGGAAAAGGAATGCACTCATGGCTAT ATCTCCGTATTCTTAACGAATACCAGCAAGTGCAGTCATGCACTGCTTTCagtagcatctttaacaacaccGGGTTGTTTGGAATCTATGGTTGCTCG AGTCCCGAGTTCGCTGCAAAAGCAATTGAATTAGCAGCTAAAGAAATGAAAGATGTTGCCGGAGGAAAAG TTAATCAGAAGCATCTTGATCGCGCCAAGGCGGCCACAAAATCTGCAGTTCTGATGAATTTGGAATCACAA ATGATTGCAGCAGAAGACATTGGCAGGCAGATTCTTACATACGGAGAGAG GAAACCAGTTGAGCAATTCCTGAAGACAGTTGATGGACTAACCTTGAAGGACATTACAGATTTCACCAGCAAGATTATCTCAAAGCCTTTGACAATGGGTTCCTTCGGAGATG TGTTGTCTGTTCCTAGCTACGACACCGTAAGCAGCAAGTTTTCTTGA